A part of Brassica rapa cultivar Chiifu-401-42 chromosome A05, CAAS_Brap_v3.01, whole genome shotgun sequence genomic DNA contains:
- the LOC103868448 gene encoding probable E3 ubiquitin-protein ligase ZFP1 yields the protein MGQRNRTVDLEMEQQQQHQSQSSLQPGPCILLSSFPQQQQQPDNNNNNLPAMAASFPNLEARSLQDPTSYDMFYGLPQYHHHHQLHQPAPPPNYYVPYMAFQGPSSSSQGVVGVSSDQFMDHTRGTYKRKNAEGIPVMNHQSLSTLAAPFNNTPETIAPFGGPRSRPMNPVLPPPPPPHAPNSFIQGSYPGHHPFPPPGSIWYDQHHGRPDGSPSFWPHPPYMHAGSIEFSSRNPTAFMYPPRDHYYPHPPPPPPPPHVQGVRGPSATLYPPMASSSPSYGFPPGNFAPPQNTINRGGPSGSEMGQVQPTGFRIYQRDDSVPLAALRQHRGGVPRFRMMPDDEVAILEFGDFLGGGSGNNHIDHHRDMRLDIEEMSYEELLALSERIGTVNTGLPEEDVKNHLKTRTCSVINLAAESPQTKDRETEPCTICQESFKNEEKIATLDCGHEYHAGCLEKWLVVKNVCPICKAEALVMEKTTV from the exons ATGGGACAAAGAAATAGAACAGTCGATTTAGAAAtggagcagcagcagcagcaccaaTCTCAATCCTCTCTCCAACCAGGACCTTGCATCCTTCTAAGCAGCTTTccccaacaacaacaacaacctgataacaataataataacctACCTGCAATGGCTGCAAGCTTTCCTAATTTAGAAGCTCGTTCTCTTCAAGACCCAACCTCCTATGACATGTTCTACGGTCTTCCTCAGTACCATCATCACCATCAACTCCATCAGCCTGCTCCTCCTCCGAATTACTATGTTCCCTATATGGCATTTCAGGGTCCATCCTCAAGCAGTCAAGGTGTAGTTGGAGTAAGTTCTGATCAATTTATGGATCATACAAGAGGGACGTATAAGAGAAAGAACGCCGAAGGAATACCAGTGATGAATCATCAGTCTTTAAGTACTTTAGCAGCTCCATTCAACAATACACCTGAGACAATAGCTCCTTTTGGAGGCCCAAGGAGCAGACCGATGAACCctgttcttcctcctcctcctcctcctcatgcTCCTAATAGCTTCATTCAAGGGAGCTATCCTGGTCATCATCCTTTCCCACCTCCTGGCTCAATCTGGTACGACCAACACCATGGCAGGCCTGATGGTTCACCCTCGTTTTGGCCTCACCCACCTTACATGCACG CTGGTTCCATAGAGTTTAGTAGTAGAAACCCTACAGCATTCATGTATCCTCCGAGGGACCATTATTATCCTCaccctccacctcctcctcctcctcctcatgtACAAGGAGTGAGAGGCCCGAGCGCCACATTATACCCTCccatggcttcttcttcacCCTCGTATGGATTTCCTCCTGGGAACTTTGCTCCTCCTCAGAACACAATCAATCGAGGTGGTCCCTCGGGTTCAGAGATGGGTCAAGTTCAACCAACAGGGTTTCGGATATACCAGCGAGATGATTCTGTACCTTTAGCAGCTCTTAGACAACACCGTGGAGGAGTTCCTCGCTTTAGAATGATGCCTGATGAT GAAGTTGCGATATTGGAGTTTGGAGACTTCCTTGGTGGTGGCTCTGGAAATAACCACATTGATCATCATCGAGATATGCGTTTGGACATCGAGGAAATGTCTTATGAG GAGCTACTTGCGTTGAGCGAGCGAATTGGAACCGTGAACACTGGTTTGCCAGAGGAAGATGTTAAGAACCATTTGAAAACAAGAACATGTTCTGTAATCAACCTTGCAGCAGAGTCTCCACAAACTAAAGATAGAGAAACAGAACCTTGCACCATATGTCAG GAGAGTTTCAAGAACGAAGAGAAGATTGCAACTTTGGATTGTGGGCATGAGTATCATGCAGGATGCTTGGAGAAATGGCTGGTTGTGAAGAACGTTTGCCCAATCTGTAAAGCAGAGGCATTGGTCATGGAGAAGACAACTGTTTAA
- the LOC103868475 gene encoding uncharacterized protein LOC103868475: protein MQMSESKIDRTIYTCLDRWTPLGKLIEFIEPTGPRDPNLHISASVADACNSKGWKLPSPRSENALTLHIHLTTLSLPNQALGTDTYHWIINATDCRGFSSTKTWEALRLRAPVKQWKMLVWVSGLIPRHGFNMWLAHKRETSNVGFSRGSTTTDVPSSLGKNSSPGLDDRLHQRLRCSRNSWFKLLSTIFGDKGTRPYTATDTPLLNKLSR, encoded by the exons ATGCAGATGAGTGAAAGCAAGATAGATCGAACTATCTATACTTGCTTGGATCG TTGGACACCGCTAGGCAAGCTAATTGAATTCATCGAACCTACTGGTCCTAGGGACCCAAACCTTCACATTTCAGCCTCTGTGGCGGATGCCTGCAATTCCAAGGGATGGAAGTTGCCTTCACCTCGTTCAGAAAACGCTCTAACCCTGCATATACATCTAACGACATTGAGTTTGCCTAACCAAGCTCTTGGGACTGACACTTATCATTGGATAATTAATGCTACGGACTGCAGGGGTTTCTCCTCGACAAAAACTTGGGAAGCTCTAAGACTGCGAGCTCCTGTCAAGCAGTGGAAAATGTTAGTATGGGTCAGTGGCTTGATCCCTAGACATGGATTCAACATGTGGCTAGCTCACAAGAGGGAGACTAGCAACGTGGG GTTTTCTCGCGGCTCGACAACAACAGACGTACCTTCATCTCTTGGGAAGAACTCCTCTCCTGGACTCGACGATCGACTTCATCAGCGCCTTCGTTGCTCAAGAAACTCGTGGTTCAAGCTGCTGTCTACAATATTTGGCGACAAAGGAACTCGGCCCTACACAGCAACGGACACGCCTCTACTCAACAAACTTTCAAGATGA